A portion of the Bacteroidales bacterium genome contains these proteins:
- a CDS encoding alanine racemase — translation MASYYPYLLLNKEKCLDNIQRMALKAKKNNLKFRPHFKTHQSIEVGEWFKQLGVNACTVSSFTMAEYFASAGWSDITVAFPVSPFDSEIINKLAQSIQLNIITSSFKNLISIDSLIHNKIGIYIELDCGHGRSGVNPENTREIALMVDHIKQNKFYLFKGFITHSGQTYDTNSKQEVEAIHRKSMAMLSRIKTFWKESNPEIHVSYGDTPSCSISNDFWGIDEIRPGNFVYYDLTQASIGSCTIDDIAVALICLVVDVYTERGEAIIHGGAVHLSKDFISNPDQTKSFGLICPFDGKNWGSPYEGLWLKSISQEHGLIASNANVGVSILNPGQLVAILPIHSCLTVDTMGEIFLSDGISISTMRKRL, via the coding sequence ATGGCTTCGTATTACCCATACCTACTGCTTAACAAAGAGAAATGCCTCGATAACATTCAAAGAATGGCATTAAAGGCTAAAAAAAATAATCTGAAATTCAGACCACATTTTAAAACCCATCAAAGTATTGAGGTTGGAGAATGGTTTAAGCAATTAGGTGTAAATGCTTGCACAGTTTCTTCATTTACCATGGCTGAGTATTTTGCATCAGCTGGTTGGTCCGATATAACAGTTGCCTTTCCTGTATCTCCCTTCGATTCAGAGATTATCAATAAACTTGCACAATCAATACAATTAAATATTATTACTTCTTCCTTTAAGAATTTAATTTCCATTGATTCTTTAATTCATAATAAAATAGGCATTTACATTGAACTTGATTGTGGGCATGGTCGTTCAGGAGTAAACCCTGAAAACACAAGAGAAATTGCCCTAATGGTTGATCATATTAAACAAAATAAATTTTACCTGTTTAAAGGCTTTATAACACATTCAGGACAAACTTACGATACCAACTCGAAACAGGAGGTTGAAGCAATTCATCGAAAATCGATGGCAATGCTAAGTCGTATTAAAACATTTTGGAAAGAGAGTAATCCCGAAATTCATGTTTCATATGGAGATACTCCATCATGCTCAATCTCCAATGATTTTTGGGGAATTGATGAGATTAGACCGGGCAATTTTGTGTATTACGATTTGACACAAGCCTCAATCGGTTCTTGCACAATCGATGATATTGCTGTTGCATTAATATGCCTAGTTGTTGACGTTTACACTGAGCGTGGAGAGGCAATTATTCATGGAGGAGCAGTTCATCTATCTAAGGATTTCATTTCTAATCCAGATCAAACCAAATCGTTCGGTCTCATTTGCCCTTTTGATGGAAAAAATTGGGGCTCACCCTATGAAGGGCTTTGGCTCAAAAGTATTAGCCAAGAGCATGGTTTAATTGCATCAAACGCTAATGTGGGAGTATCAATATTAAACCCAGGTCAGCTAGTTGCTATTCTCCCCATTCACAGTTGTCTTACTGTTGATACAATGGGAGAAATATTCCTTTCGGACGGAATTTCTATCTCAACAATGAGAAAAAGGCTTTAA
- a CDS encoding isoaspartyl peptidase/L-asparaginase: MKKILYPFFFLAILFLSCTDNTNHTKKKVEWAIAIHGGAGNINPDDYTKDQLSAYNQALGSALEIGKKVLSQGGTSLDAVEQVIRYMEDCPLFNAGKGAVFNHDGKNEMDASIMDGNGLRAGAVASVGDIKNPISAARLVMDKSQHVMMVGKGASKFARSQGAEIVDSSYFFTQKSWDALQKALEKENSKDKKMGTVGCVALDKQGNLAAGTSTGGMTNKKYGRVGDSPIIGAGTYANNNTCAVSATGHGEYFIRYSVAHDISVLIEYKGLSLTDASNLVVNDKLKKAEGQGGIIAVDKYGNISLTMNTSGMFRAFANSNGEEGVAIFNNKK; this comes from the coding sequence ATGAAAAAAATATTATATCCCTTTTTCTTCTTGGCAATTCTATTTCTGAGTTGCACCGATAATACTAACCACACAAAAAAGAAGGTTGAATGGGCAATTGCAATACATGGTGGTGCAGGAAATATTAATCCTGATGATTATACTAAAGATCAACTTAGTGCATACAATCAAGCCCTTGGCAGTGCTCTTGAGATCGGTAAAAAAGTTCTTTCTCAAGGAGGAACTAGTTTAGATGCGGTTGAGCAGGTTATAAGATATATGGAGGATTGTCCACTATTTAACGCTGGCAAAGGTGCTGTATTTAATCACGATGGAAAAAATGAGATGGATGCATCAATAATGGATGGAAATGGACTTCGTGCTGGGGCAGTTGCTAGTGTTGGAGATATTAAAAATCCTATTTCGGCTGCACGTTTAGTTATGGATAAATCTCAGCATGTAATGATGGTTGGAAAGGGTGCTTCAAAGTTTGCACGCTCTCAGGGTGCTGAAATTGTTGATAGTAGCTACTTTTTTACACAAAAAAGTTGGGATGCATTACAAAAAGCTCTTGAAAAGGAGAATAGCAAGGATAAAAAGATGGGAACTGTTGGCTGTGTTGCTCTCGACAAGCAAGGTAATTTAGCTGCTGGCACATCAACAGGAGGTATGACAAATAAAAAATACGGTAGAGTTGGCGATTCACCAATCATTGGTGCTGGCACTTATGCAAATAATAATACATGTGCAGTATCAGCAACTGGGCATGGGGAATACTTCATCAGGTATAGTGTTGCACATGATATCTCTGTTTTGATTGAATATAAAGGGTTATCATTAACCGATGCGTCGAATCTTGTTGTCAATGACAAACTTAAAAAAGCAGAAGGACAGGGGGGTATAATAGCCGTTGATAAATATGGGAATATTTCACTAACAATGAATACTAGCGGAATGTTTAGAGCTTTTGCAAACTCAAATGGAGAGGAAGGGGTTGCTATTTTCAATAACAAAAAATAA